CAAATCACTGATGACATTTTAGATTTTGTTGGGACTGAAAAGGAACTCGGTAAGCCCGCTGGAGGCGACTTAGCTCAAGGAAATGTTACGCTACCAGCCCTTCTTGCCATGGAGAAAGATCAGGAATTAAATAAAAGAATCGTCACTTATCTAAAGACAGAGAGCCGCATCCCGTTTAATATGAAAGCAACTATTGAGGAGATTAAAGCAACGGGTGCTATTCAAGAAGCAAAAAAAGTAGCGGATAAATATATAGATAAAGCACTGTTGGCATTAGAGCCTTTACCAGAATTACGCGCTAAAGCTGCTTTACAGCAAATTGCTGACTATATCAGCGAAAGAAAATTTTAATTTGGATACAAGTCTGATGAAAAGGACTTGTTTTTCTATAAGATAATTGTATTTTTTTCTATTTTTGTTATGATAACTATAATCGAAAAACCATTGGTGGAGGGTGAAAATTATGGAAAAAACATTTTTAATGGTAAAGCCAGATGGCGTTCAACGTAATTTAATTGGGGAAATCATATCTCGATTCGAATTGAAAGGGTATACATTAGTAGGAGCAAAGCTCATCCAACTAACTGAAGATACAGCAAAAGATCACTACGAAGAACATGAAGGAAAGCCCTTTTTTCATTCATTAGTTGCATTTATTACTTCTGGTCCTGTTTTTGCAATGGTGTGGGAAGGTGAAGGCATTATTGCTGAAGCTCGTAAGATGATGGGGCAAACTAATCCGGCAGATTCATTACCTGGCACAATAAGAGGGGATCTAGGGGTAAATGTTTCTAGAAATATTATTCATGGTTCAGACTCATTAGAAAGTGCTGAACGTGAAATAAACTTATATTTTACAAAGGATGAACTCATTACATATGAAAAAGAAATGAGTAAATGGATATAGATTAAAGAAACTGTAAAAAGTATATATAAATCAAATAGACAGTTCGCTTACAAAAATAACTCATATAATGAGAATAAAAGCTGCCTGAATGGCGGCTTTTTAACTATACATATAGTGCTGAAGGGCGAATTGTGGTACAAGTAAGATAAGCACTAAACATTTTAAGTGAGGAGACAGACGATGGATGATTACCAGAAATTTGTAGATCAGATTTATAAAAAAACCGGAATTAATTTAGCCTTATATAAGGAAGCGCAAATGAAGCGTCGATTAACTTCCTTAAGAGATAAACGAGGATTTACCACCTTTACCAGCTATTTTGAAGCCCTATCCAAAGAACATGATTTATTTGATGAGTTTCTACAACGGATGACGATTAATGTGTCAGAATTCTTTAGAAACCCTCAAAGGTGGAAAGTTTTGGAGAATAAAATTCTTCCAAGGCTTCTTGAAGGACAACGACGTTTAAAAATATGGAGTGCTGCTTGCTCCACAGGAGAAGAGCCTTACTCTCTCATGATGCTTTTGCATAAGTATCTTAAATATGACCAAATTGACCTTCTTGCAACAGATCTAGATGAATCTATTTTGATGCGGGCGAAAAAAGGGTTTTACCCAGAACGTTCTCTCAAAGAAGTTCCTAAAGACATGCTAGATCACTATTTTGAAAAAGAGATGGTGGGTTATCATGTGAAAGATGAAGTGAAAAAGGCGATTAAATTCAAACAGCATAATTTACTTTCAGATAATTATGAACTAGGGTTTGATTTAATTGTTTGTAGAAACGTCATGATATACTTTACTGAACAAGCAAAAGATGAGTTATATTTTAAATTTAGTGATGCGTTAAAACCAGGAGGCGTTTTATTTGTTGGAAGCACGGAACAAATTTTTCAAGCGCAACGATATGGCTTCGAAACAGAAGATACTTTTTTCTATAAAAAAGTAAAATGACATCACTTTAAATAAATTTAGCTTTTTCTCTTGAAAAATAACGCCAAATCATCAACAATAGATATAATAAGTTTTTAACACATAAAAGCGATAAAGAAAGTAGAGGTTGATAGTGCATGCGATTCTTGACAGCAGGAGAATCTCACGGGCCTGAGTTGACAGCTATTATTGAAGGTGTTCCAAGTCAGTTGCCTTTGACGGTTGAAGATATTAATGAACATTTAGCAAGAAGACAAAAAGGGTATGGTCGAGGAAGACGGATGCAAATTGAAAAAGACCAAGTAACAATTACAAGCGGTGTGCGTCACGGT
The Salipaludibacillus sp. LMS25 DNA segment above includes these coding regions:
- a CDS encoding protein-glutamate O-methyltransferase CheR, which translates into the protein MDDYQKFVDQIYKKTGINLALYKEAQMKRRLTSLRDKRGFTTFTSYFEALSKEHDLFDEFLQRMTINVSEFFRNPQRWKVLENKILPRLLEGQRRLKIWSAACSTGEEPYSLMMLLHKYLKYDQIDLLATDLDESILMRAKKGFYPERSLKEVPKDMLDHYFEKEMVGYHVKDEVKKAIKFKQHNLLSDNYELGFDLIVCRNVMIYFTEQAKDELYFKFSDALKPGGVLFVGSTEQIFQAQRYGFETEDTFFYKKVK
- the ndk gene encoding nucleoside-diphosphate kinase, which codes for MEKTFLMVKPDGVQRNLIGEIISRFELKGYTLVGAKLIQLTEDTAKDHYEEHEGKPFFHSLVAFITSGPVFAMVWEGEGIIAEARKMMGQTNPADSLPGTIRGDLGVNVSRNIIHGSDSLESAEREINLYFTKDELITYEKEMSKWI